From a single Vitis vinifera cultivar Pinot Noir 40024 chromosome 18, ASM3070453v1 genomic region:
- the LOC100267803 gene encoding zinc finger CCCH domain-containing protein 55 isoform X2 codes for MSGSVRKRKSKWDLKEESQFAKISSNNVKAGDSNLDDWSDLEANDGLKSNDNFELDSWEPLSGNGGAQKDVRDNREFNEVSETMRGWVADNSYSMRTSPSFDGRVQKRYGRSPRNNWRQSNRGRSRSRSRSRGRSKTLGRSVSSSRSWSRSRSRSRSRSLSRSPHVDFKRDSYGFSERSRNGSGVSSQRCRDFVAGRCSRGSQCRFLHQDNLNYRDGGRSEIDQAESWESRQEHRRASRYADAEGPIDYPRDKVARGGYGNQYDGEKDVPVRNNSRSNVRCNDFLKGKCHRGSSCKFSHHGASGDRYDRHDRDHERKREPHRVGGILCKYFAMGKCFNGDRCRFSHDDPPCDSPEGRPRDGKWGHNLDDENKPWEDTKWNGAAALDIAKSSEWGSNDNGNKNFTDSMVADKSIGNSWGQSLDNENKPWATSASKDKASEGDSWGSSHWRARSNIANTGIPELMSSAKLSVKEEPLLTPLGSQAQTLNGISRPAHEQNIMQDTSSLQLATSFMRPTVSGDSYVQQHLGKSGDNTAMVDGSSHDRVNFSVHTLHVPRQSFNKDGDNLGSQPPLSFNETSQSQHMCNLNPLNGHTIDLNGPVERINSPLNLQSQTQFCQGESVETPEMMECKVPQVISGTPRNFITNNPVGQMSSLSESLAQVFGNGQQLLQPYAVLNTPNSMDLVSSHSNTAGLVPSITSMTVQPNAATCFQEQYQAESLEPSKPGSSSQPHGYSLNPSEQKTLVPSKGFSLSMMSASAGTNSAEMIKIGNSEDEHCKSPKMKQQEPVANSEVKGNIKEVAEECRQELEKGHPENLDADGGVDEGNRIKDEKGMRIFKNALVEFVKEILKPTWKEGQMSREVHKTIVKKVVDKVTGTIQGEHVPKTQEKIDQYLSYSKPKLTKLVQAYVEKFLKS; via the exons ATGAGTGGAAGCGTCAGGAAACGCAAATCTAAATGGGACTTGAAAGAAGAGAGTCAGTTTGCTAAAATCAGTTCAAACAATGTAAAGGCAGGTGATTCCAATCTAGATGATTGGTCTGATTTGGAAGCCAACGATGGGTTAAAATCTAatgataactttgaattggaCTCTTGGGAACCCTTGTCTGGTAATGGTGGTGCCCAGAAGGATGTTCGTGACAATAGAGAATTCAATGAGGTTTCAGAAACCATGCGGGGGTGGGTTGCAGATAACAGCTACAGCATGAGGACATCTCCTAGTTTTGATGGACGGGTACAAAAAAGATATGGCCGCTCCCCAAGAAACAATTGGAGACAGTCAAACAG GGGTCGAAGCAGAAGCAGAAGCAGGAGCCGGGGCCGGAGCAAGACCTTGGGTAGAAGTGTGAGTAGCAGCCGAAGTTGGAGCAGGAGCCGGAGCCGGAGCCGGAGCCGGAGTCTGAGTCGGAGCCCACATGTTGACTTTAAACGGGATTCGTATGGATTTAGTGAAAGAAGTAGAAATGGATCTGGAGTGTCATCTCAACGATGTCGAGATTTTGTTGCAGGGAGGTGCAGTAGAGGCAGTCAATGCAGGTTTCTTCATCAGGATAACCTCAATTACAGGGATGGTGGCCGCTCAGAAATTGACCAAGCAGAAAGCTGGGAAAGCAGACAGGAACACAGGAGAGCTTCAAGGTATGCTGATGCTGAAGGGCCTATAGATTACCCACGGGATAAGGTTGCTCGTGGTGGGTATGGGAATCAGTATGATGGGGAAAAGGATGTTCCTGTGAGGAACAACAGCAGATCTAATGTTCGTTGTAATGACTTTCTGAAAGGTAAGTGTCATAGGGGATCTTCATGCAAATTTTCCCATCATGGTGCTTCTGGTGATAGATATGATAGACATGATAGGGATCATGAGCGTAAGCGTGAACCACACAGAGTTGGTGGCATCCTGTGCAAGTATTTTGCAATGGGAAAATGCTTTAATGGTGATCGTTGCAGGTTTTCTCATGATGATCCACCTTGTGACAGTCCTGAAGGCAGGCCACGGGATGGTAAATGGGGTCATAATTTGGATGATGAGAACAAACCATGGGAGGATACAAAATGGAATGGTGCAGCTGCCTTAGACATTGCAAAGTCCTCTGAGTGGGGTAGCAATGATAATGGAAACAAGAATTTTACAGATTCAATGGTTGCAGACAAATCTATTGGTAATAGCTGGGGTCAGAGTTTGGATAATGAAAATAAACCATGGGCCACTTCAGCATCTAAAGACAAAGCTTCTGAGGGAGATTCATGGGGATCCTCTCATTGGAGAGCTAGAAGTAATATTGCAAACACGGGCATTCCAGAATTAATGAGTAGTGCTAAATTGTCTGTTAAAGAAGAGCCTCTTCTTACTCCCCTTGGTTCACAAGCACAAACCCTGAATGGAATCTCCAGGCCTGCTCATGAACAGAATATAATGCAAGATACTTCAAGCCTGCAGCTTGCAACTTCTTTTATGCGTCCAACAGTATCTGGAGATTCTTATGTTCAGCAGCATCTTGGTAAGAGTGGGGATAATACTGCAATGGTAGACGGTTCCTCACATGACAGGGTAAATTTCTCTGTACATACACTTCATGTGCCTCGACAAAGCTTCAATAAAGATGGTGATAATTTAGGTTCTCAACCTCCTTTGAGTTTTAACGAAACTAGTCAAAGCCAACATATGTGCAATTTAAATCCCTTAAATGGACATACAATCGACTTGAATGGACCAGTGGAACGGATAAACTCTCCTTTGAATCTGCAAAGCCAGACTCAGTTTTGTCAGGGGGAATCTGTTGAGACACCAGAAATGATGGAATGCAAAGTGCCTCAAGTAATCTCTGGAACCCCTAGGAATTTTATTACCAATAATCCAGTTGGTCAAATGTCTAGTCTTTCAGAATCTTTGGCTCAGGTATTTGGAAATGGGCAGCAACTTCTTCAGCCATATGCTGTGCTGAACACCCCCAATTCTATGGATTTGGTGTCTTCCCATTCTAATACTGCAGGTCTTGTTCCATCCATTACATCAATGACTGTTCAGCCTAATGCAGCTACATGTTTCCAGGAGCAGTATCAAGCTGAAAGCTTAGAGCCCAGTAAGCCTGGAAGCAGTAGCCAACCCCATGGGTATTCGTTAAATCCCAGTGAGCAGAAAACTCTTGTGCCGTCAAAAGGTTTCTCTCTATCAATGATGTCTGCTAGTGCTGGGACCAATTCTGCCGAAATGATCAAGATTGGCAATTCCGAGGATGAACATTGCAAGAGTCCAAAGATGAAGCAACAGGAGCCAGTTGCTAATTCAGAAGTGAAGGGAAATATCAAAGAAGTGGCTGAAGAATGCAGGCAAGAGCTAGAAAAGGGTCATCCAGAGAATCTAGATGCAGATGGTGGGGTTGATGAGGGCAATAGAATCAAGGATGAGAAGGGGATGCGGATCTTCAAAAATGCACTGGTGGAGTTTGTGAAGGAGATTCTAAAGCCCACCTGGAAGGAAGGGCAGATGAGCAGGGAGGTTCACAAAACCATAGTGAAGAAAGTGGTGGATAAAGTGACTGGTACTATTCAAGGAGAGCATGTCCCAAAGACACAAGAAAAAATTGACCAGTATCTATCATATTCTAAACCCAAGCTTACCAAACTTGTACAG GCATATGTGGAGAAATTTCTGAAGAGTTAG
- the LOC100266148 gene encoding uncharacterized protein LOC100266148 isoform X2 — protein sequence MDDDDDNDDEDWEDEYLADDAEVYVGDGGEGGGISLAGTWWDKEALLMAEEVSMSFEGDLKIYAFKTLANSTIQVRIEKLSNKSGSPSMTDIEAFSSIYRAKLDEAEIAGSVPENLSLEVSSPGVERVVQIPQELDRFKERPMYVKYVTEGVAPGSTIESDGIFRLVSFDLETNCCTWGLADVRINRAKAGKGRPLSKKQREWRLNTPFDSLCLVRLYSEI from the exons atggatgatgatgatgataacgACGATGAGGATTGGGAGGATGAGTATCTGGCTGACGATGCTGAAGTCTAT GTTGGGGATGGAGGTGAAGGTGGTGGAATTTCGCTTGCAGGGACATGGTGGGATAAAGAAGCTTTATTAATGGCTGAAGAGGTTTCTATGTCATTTGAAGGCGACTTGAAAATATATGCCTTTAAGACATTGGCAAATTCTACTATTCAAGTGCGCATTGAGAAGCTTTCAAATAA GTCTGGATCTCCAAGTATGACTGATATAGAAGCTTTCTCATCGATCTACAGAGCAAAGTTGGACGAAGCTGAGATTGCTGGATCTGTACCTGAGAACCTATCCCTGGAG gtgTCATCTCCTGGTGTTGAACGGGTAGTTCAAATTCCACAAGAGCTTGATCGGTTTAAGGAGCGGCCTATGTATGTGAAATATGTTACTGAGGGAGTTGCTCCTGGTTCAACAATAGAAAGTGATGGCATTTTCAGGCTTGTTTCTTTTGATTTGGAAACAAATTGTTGCACTTGGGGTTTAGCAGATGTGAGGATAAATAGAGCGAAGGCAGGGAAAGGAAGGCCACTTAGCAAAAAGCAACGAGAATGGCGGTTGAATACACCCTTTGATTCCTTATGTTTAGTCCGGTTGTATtctgaaatttga
- the LOC100267803 gene encoding zinc finger CCCH domain-containing protein 55 isoform X1 has protein sequence MSGSVRKRKSKWDLKEESQFAKISSNNVKAGDSNLDDWSDLEANDGLKSNDNFELDSWEPLSGNGGAQKDVRDNREFNEVSETMRGWVADNSYSMRTSPSFDGRVQKRYGRSPRNNWRQSNRGRSRSRSRSRGRSKTLGRSVSSSRSWSRSRSRSRSRSLSRSPHVDFKRDSYGFSERSRNGSGVSSQRCRDFVAGRCSRGSQCRFLHQDNLNYRDGGRSEIDQAESWESRQEHRRASRYADAEGPIDYPRDKVARGGYGNQYDGEKDVPVRNNSRSNVRCNDFLKGKCHRGSSCKFSHHGASGDRYDRHDRDHERKREPHRVGGILCKYFAMGKCFNGDRCRFSHDDPPCDSPEGRPRDGKWGHNLDDENKPWEDTKWNGAAALDIAKSSEWGSNDNGNKNFTDSMVADKSIGNSWGQSLDNENKPWATSASKDKASEGDSWGSSHWRARSNIANTGIPELMSSAKLSVKEEPLLTPLGSQAQTLNGISRPAHEQNIMQDTSSLQLATSFMRPTVSGDSYVQQHLGKSGDNTAMVDGSSHDRVNFSVHTLHVPRQSFNKDGDNLGSQPPLSFNETSQSQHMCNLNPLNGHTIDLNGPVERINSPLNLQSQTQFCQGESVETPEMMECKVPQVISGTPRNFITNNPVGQMSSLSESLAQVFGNGQQLLQPYAVLNTPNSMDLVSSHSNTAGLVPSITSMTVQPNAATCFQEQYQAESLEPSKPGSSSQPHGYSLNPSEQKTLVPSKGFSLSMMSASAGTNSAEMIKIGNSEDEHCKSPKMKQQEPVANSEVKGNIKEVAEECRQELEKGHPENLDADGGVDEGNRIKDEKGMRIFKNALVEFVKEILKPTWKEGQMSREVHKTIVKKVVDKVTGTIQGEHVPKTQEKIDQYLSYSKPKLTKLVQVSPHFLLHLFLWKLISWQKLNVFCWLTPCTNGSIVLVNQHFA, from the exons ATGAGTGGAAGCGTCAGGAAACGCAAATCTAAATGGGACTTGAAAGAAGAGAGTCAGTTTGCTAAAATCAGTTCAAACAATGTAAAGGCAGGTGATTCCAATCTAGATGATTGGTCTGATTTGGAAGCCAACGATGGGTTAAAATCTAatgataactttgaattggaCTCTTGGGAACCCTTGTCTGGTAATGGTGGTGCCCAGAAGGATGTTCGTGACAATAGAGAATTCAATGAGGTTTCAGAAACCATGCGGGGGTGGGTTGCAGATAACAGCTACAGCATGAGGACATCTCCTAGTTTTGATGGACGGGTACAAAAAAGATATGGCCGCTCCCCAAGAAACAATTGGAGACAGTCAAACAG GGGTCGAAGCAGAAGCAGAAGCAGGAGCCGGGGCCGGAGCAAGACCTTGGGTAGAAGTGTGAGTAGCAGCCGAAGTTGGAGCAGGAGCCGGAGCCGGAGCCGGAGCCGGAGTCTGAGTCGGAGCCCACATGTTGACTTTAAACGGGATTCGTATGGATTTAGTGAAAGAAGTAGAAATGGATCTGGAGTGTCATCTCAACGATGTCGAGATTTTGTTGCAGGGAGGTGCAGTAGAGGCAGTCAATGCAGGTTTCTTCATCAGGATAACCTCAATTACAGGGATGGTGGCCGCTCAGAAATTGACCAAGCAGAAAGCTGGGAAAGCAGACAGGAACACAGGAGAGCTTCAAGGTATGCTGATGCTGAAGGGCCTATAGATTACCCACGGGATAAGGTTGCTCGTGGTGGGTATGGGAATCAGTATGATGGGGAAAAGGATGTTCCTGTGAGGAACAACAGCAGATCTAATGTTCGTTGTAATGACTTTCTGAAAGGTAAGTGTCATAGGGGATCTTCATGCAAATTTTCCCATCATGGTGCTTCTGGTGATAGATATGATAGACATGATAGGGATCATGAGCGTAAGCGTGAACCACACAGAGTTGGTGGCATCCTGTGCAAGTATTTTGCAATGGGAAAATGCTTTAATGGTGATCGTTGCAGGTTTTCTCATGATGATCCACCTTGTGACAGTCCTGAAGGCAGGCCACGGGATGGTAAATGGGGTCATAATTTGGATGATGAGAACAAACCATGGGAGGATACAAAATGGAATGGTGCAGCTGCCTTAGACATTGCAAAGTCCTCTGAGTGGGGTAGCAATGATAATGGAAACAAGAATTTTACAGATTCAATGGTTGCAGACAAATCTATTGGTAATAGCTGGGGTCAGAGTTTGGATAATGAAAATAAACCATGGGCCACTTCAGCATCTAAAGACAAAGCTTCTGAGGGAGATTCATGGGGATCCTCTCATTGGAGAGCTAGAAGTAATATTGCAAACACGGGCATTCCAGAATTAATGAGTAGTGCTAAATTGTCTGTTAAAGAAGAGCCTCTTCTTACTCCCCTTGGTTCACAAGCACAAACCCTGAATGGAATCTCCAGGCCTGCTCATGAACAGAATATAATGCAAGATACTTCAAGCCTGCAGCTTGCAACTTCTTTTATGCGTCCAACAGTATCTGGAGATTCTTATGTTCAGCAGCATCTTGGTAAGAGTGGGGATAATACTGCAATGGTAGACGGTTCCTCACATGACAGGGTAAATTTCTCTGTACATACACTTCATGTGCCTCGACAAAGCTTCAATAAAGATGGTGATAATTTAGGTTCTCAACCTCCTTTGAGTTTTAACGAAACTAGTCAAAGCCAACATATGTGCAATTTAAATCCCTTAAATGGACATACAATCGACTTGAATGGACCAGTGGAACGGATAAACTCTCCTTTGAATCTGCAAAGCCAGACTCAGTTTTGTCAGGGGGAATCTGTTGAGACACCAGAAATGATGGAATGCAAAGTGCCTCAAGTAATCTCTGGAACCCCTAGGAATTTTATTACCAATAATCCAGTTGGTCAAATGTCTAGTCTTTCAGAATCTTTGGCTCAGGTATTTGGAAATGGGCAGCAACTTCTTCAGCCATATGCTGTGCTGAACACCCCCAATTCTATGGATTTGGTGTCTTCCCATTCTAATACTGCAGGTCTTGTTCCATCCATTACATCAATGACTGTTCAGCCTAATGCAGCTACATGTTTCCAGGAGCAGTATCAAGCTGAAAGCTTAGAGCCCAGTAAGCCTGGAAGCAGTAGCCAACCCCATGGGTATTCGTTAAATCCCAGTGAGCAGAAAACTCTTGTGCCGTCAAAAGGTTTCTCTCTATCAATGATGTCTGCTAGTGCTGGGACCAATTCTGCCGAAATGATCAAGATTGGCAATTCCGAGGATGAACATTGCAAGAGTCCAAAGATGAAGCAACAGGAGCCAGTTGCTAATTCAGAAGTGAAGGGAAATATCAAAGAAGTGGCTGAAGAATGCAGGCAAGAGCTAGAAAAGGGTCATCCAGAGAATCTAGATGCAGATGGTGGGGTTGATGAGGGCAATAGAATCAAGGATGAGAAGGGGATGCGGATCTTCAAAAATGCACTGGTGGAGTTTGTGAAGGAGATTCTAAAGCCCACCTGGAAGGAAGGGCAGATGAGCAGGGAGGTTCACAAAACCATAGTGAAGAAAGTGGTGGATAAAGTGACTGGTACTATTCAAGGAGAGCATGTCCCAAAGACACAAGAAAAAATTGACCAGTATCTATCATATTCTAAACCCAAGCTTACCAAACTTGTACAGGTGAGTCCTCATTTTCTGTTGCATCTGTTTTTATGGAAGTTAATTTCCTGGCAGAAGTTAAATGTTTTCTGTTGGCTAACTCCTTGCACAAATGGTTCTATAGTCCTTGTAAATCAACATTTTGCTTGA
- the LOC100266148 gene encoding uncharacterized protein LOC100266148 isoform X1: MDLITTWNTRASAISFSALRSRSSFHNPSRQNHNLLFPFWPYPLPRISYKSFTAHAKKRSSQSQPLVKQTIVEQISTSQQQDDLLLDDFEDEALMDDDDDNDDEDWEDEYLADDAEVYVGDGGEGGGISLAGTWWDKEALLMAEEVSMSFEGDLKIYAFKTLANSTIQVRIEKLSNKSGSPSMTDIEAFSSIYRAKLDEAEIAGSVPENLSLEVSSPGVERVVQIPQELDRFKERPMYVKYVTEGVAPGSTIESDGIFRLVSFDLETNCCTWGLADVRINRAKAGKGRPLSKKQREWRLNTPFDSLCLVRLYSEI; encoded by the exons atggaTTTAATTACAACTTGGAATACGAGAGCCTCTGCAATTTCATTTTCTGCACTCAGGAGTAGGAGTAGCTTCCACAATCCTTCCCGCCAAAACCATAACCTTTTATTCCCATTTTGGCCCTACCCTCTTCCTCGTATTTCATACAAGTCCTTCACTGCCCATGCTAAGAAGAGAAGCTCACAGTCTCAACCACTTGTGAAACAGACCATAGTTGAACAAATCTCTACCAGTCAACAACAAGATGACCTTCTTTTGGATGACTTTGAGGATG AGGCATTaatggatgatgatgatgataacgACGATGAGGATTGGGAGGATGAGTATCTGGCTGACGATGCTGAAGTCTAT GTTGGGGATGGAGGTGAAGGTGGTGGAATTTCGCTTGCAGGGACATGGTGGGATAAAGAAGCTTTATTAATGGCTGAAGAGGTTTCTATGTCATTTGAAGGCGACTTGAAAATATATGCCTTTAAGACATTGGCAAATTCTACTATTCAAGTGCGCATTGAGAAGCTTTCAAATAA GTCTGGATCTCCAAGTATGACTGATATAGAAGCTTTCTCATCGATCTACAGAGCAAAGTTGGACGAAGCTGAGATTGCTGGATCTGTACCTGAGAACCTATCCCTGGAG gtgTCATCTCCTGGTGTTGAACGGGTAGTTCAAATTCCACAAGAGCTTGATCGGTTTAAGGAGCGGCCTATGTATGTGAAATATGTTACTGAGGGAGTTGCTCCTGGTTCAACAATAGAAAGTGATGGCATTTTCAGGCTTGTTTCTTTTGATTTGGAAACAAATTGTTGCACTTGGGGTTTAGCAGATGTGAGGATAAATAGAGCGAAGGCAGGGAAAGGAAGGCCACTTAGCAAAAAGCAACGAGAATGGCGGTTGAATACACCCTTTGATTCCTTATGTTTAGTCCGGTTGTATtctgaaatttga